The nucleotide sequence CATCAGCAACGAAAAGTGGATGATTACGCATCCTAAGCTCCCATTAGTCGGATTAGGCGGTACCGTTCGCGCACTTGCAAAACTAGAGCAATTAAAGACGGGATATCCGTATTCACAGATACACGGCTATGAGCTAAGTGCTGACGCATTGTCAGATACCTTAATAGAACTTGCCGCAATGCCCGCTAACAAACGCAAAAAACATCCTGGTTTATCAAAAGATCGAAGCGATGTCATCGTACCCGGATTAGCGATACTGCTAGCAATTACAGAGCTTGTTGATGCATCTCATATCACTGTTTGTGGTGTAGGTATAAGAGACGGGTTATTTTTAGAAACTTGCTTACCTCAGTATCAGCCGCAATCAACCAAAGCAGTTCTCGAAGAAAGCATTCGCAATTTAATTGCGTTATATCCAACCGCACCTGAAAGTCATCTTGCACAAGTTCAGAAGCTATCGCTGTCATTGTACGATCGACTTTCATCCTTACACCGACTCCCTTCCTACTCACGTAGGTTGCTAGACACAGCTTCGCGCTTATTTCGTCTAGGAGCAGTAATCGATTTCAACGACAGTGATAAACATACGTTCTATATGCTGCTAAACACGCATTGGAACGGGCTCTCCCATCGTGAGATTATTTTGACAGCTGCGGTAGCTTCTTACTCGGGCAACGGTCAATTGAAACGCAATTTAGCACCGTATCGCGCCCTTCTGAGCGAAGGGGATTCTGAGCTAGCGGCAAAGTTAGGTGTTCTCCTCCAATTTGCAGCCTCCCTTGACCGCAGTGAAGCGCAAGCGATTCATGCGATTGAGC is from Candidatus Cohnella colombiensis and encodes:
- a CDS encoding Ppx/GppA phosphatase family protein, which codes for MMINEFTGIIDIGSNTVRLAVYQLTENGAYRVIDQGRWSARLSQRMTTDGLLPDDAVNELIEVLRHYQRICQMHGAVHIRAVATAALRQAVNQIEIMKRIYSETGLTIEILSGEDEARIGSHAMLCTMPISDGFVVDIGGGSTEVSLLIDRKVIAAISIPIGCVNTASRFGLNGTAVSSAILSEIKLTIQHVISNEKWMITHPKLPLVGLGGTVRALAKLEQLKTGYPYSQIHGYELSADALSDTLIELAAMPANKRKKHPGLSKDRSDVIVPGLAILLAITELVDASHITVCGVGIRDGLFLETCLPQYQPQSTKAVLEESIRNLIALYPTAPESHLAQVQKLSLSLYDRLSSLHRLPSYSRRLLDTASRLFRLGAVIDFNDSDKHTFYMLLNTHWNGLSHREIILTAAVASYSGNGQLKRNLAPYRALLSEGDSELAAKLGVLLQFAASLDRSEAQAIHAIELIIIGSKLHLIAHASHPLPVEQMEAENMSKEFKKAWGLTPKLEVTTH